The DNA region ATTCTCCATTCACGACCAGATGCTTGCCGAAGCCCTGCTCGAACCCTGCATCGTACTGATTGCGTGCCGCGGGCTTCAGTGCAACTGCTGCGCCCGCACCTTCCAAGCCGCCAATACCGGTTGAGCTTGAGACGATCAGGTTCTCGTTATAAGGAGTCAGGAAGAGCTTGCCATAGCCGAGCCGTAGCACAGTGTTCGTAGATTTCACCGTGTAGGTTCCGCCTACCCGCGGCTCAACCATCGATCGGCTGCTCAGGCCGTTGTAGTTATCCGCGCGGCCGCCGAGCAGGAATGTCCAGTTCTTCCAGATGATATTGTCCTGCAGGTAGACCGCTTCCTGCTTGATGTCCGTGTGACCGTTGAAGTGATACAGCGATCCGCCGCGCGTCAGGTCATAGGGCCCTGTGCCCGAGTTGTAGTTTGGGTTCGTCGTGTCCCCAACCGGGCAGTTGTTCGGATCGTTTGCATCTGGATTTGTATCTGGAGCACCACTTGCGTTCAGGCACGGCGCATTGAACGTTGGGTCAGTAATGCCGAGAGAGAAGCCTTCGTTCAGGAACGTATGGTAGAACATCGCTCCCACTTTGAAGCTGTGGATTCCATGCGAGTAGCTGTAATCCACCTTCAGGCCGGCGTTCTGTAGCCGTCGCGATTGCGCCAGCGTCGCTGGTGTATCGCTGAAGGGGTCCTTGCTCGGGTAGTAGTGAAAGTTATCCTGCCGCAGATAAGGATTGACCGCGATCAGGCTATTGGTACTGATGATGTGTGTCCACGAGGGCGCGACGTTGTAGCTGAAGATCTCTCCTCGCTGGTCTTGTCCGAGTGCCTGCTGATCATACTGGTTCGGGTTCTGGAACCAGCTTCGCGAGGCACTCAGGTTTAGTTGCAGAGAGTCTGCCTGTGTGGGGTGATAGTCGATGCGGTCGAAGAAGTTCTCATTGTTGCCATGCGCGTGCAGCGGCTGATGTTCCGGTGTGTCGAGATACCGTCCGCTGTCCACTGCGTCGAAGCTGCTGAAGTTTCCCATCCGCTGATTTCCGAATCCCAGCGCCGCGCTTCCGTTCGATGTTCCGAACGAGCCATAGTTCAGGGAGAGCGAACCGGTCGGGTGCGGCAGTCCAAGTCCAGAGCGCGTTGTTGTTTGCACTACCAGCGATGCCTTGTCGCCATATTCAGGCGGTGCAATTCCATCGATCACGTTGATCGACTGAATCGCATTGAGCGAAAGCTGGTTGCCAAAGACGCGGCTCTGCTGGTCGCTCACCGGCTGGCCATCAATCGAGTAGGTTGTGTCCGCATGCTCGCCCATGGGATGAAACAAGCCGTTCGAGTCTGAAGCGATCCCTGGCGTGCTCAACGTAACCAACGAGCTCAGCGGAGCGCTTGTGCTCTCGGTTGGCAGCTTCGTAAACAAGGAGCGATCTACCGCGGTTGCTGACGTTGGATCGTTGTTCACCATGTCCGACGCATCTGCCTCCACGGTGACACTCTGCGAGCTGGAGGCAACTGCCAGTTGAAAGTTAACGGTTGTATTCGATGCAGACCGCAGTATCGCGTCTTTCGTCGTTGGTTGAAAGCCTCCAACAACGACAGACATGTGATAGCGGTTGAAGGGAAGGTTGTCGAAGTGATACTGTCCGCTCGCATCGGTGTGGGTCGTCTGCTTGTATCCGCTGAGGGGGTTCTGAACGGTAACGACTGCGCTGGATATCACCGCGCCTGTGGTGTCGGTTACTGTTCCTGTGATATTGCCGCTCGTTCCCTGTGCGAATGCTCCGGCGACCAGCAGAAAGAGGGAAAAAGCTATCAAAGAAAGTCGAAATGGAATGCTTCTGTGCATAATAGGCCGATTCCTGATGCCTCGTAGGCATCATTTTAAAAAGCGCGATGACGCGCGAGCGCGTGTTTTGCGGACAGAAGATTTAAATGAAGGAAACTTTTCTGTCGCTGCCTAGACGAACAAGGGATTGCTGTGGCCGGCAGGGGGACCACGGCTCGCCATCTCGAAACGCCAGTTAAAGGACCGCAGCGTATCGGAGGCAACCGCGCTCAGGGGTTCGATCTCCAGGGTCGGTGCCGGAGCCAGATGCAGAGTGGCCGGCAGCGCAGAGTGCATCGCCATGCAGACCGGGCAATGGTCTTCCTGTGGTGCCTGGTTATGATGCGAACTTTGCTTGAGCGAAGAGGTCTCGGCATGAGTGTGGCAGGCTTGCGCTGCACTCATGAACGTGATCATCAGGATGCAAAGCGCGGCGATCATCCGCATCCATACCACTGGCTGCCGGGTGTTCTTTCCGCGTTGGAGATAGCTTTGCATCGATATTCGCGCTTTTATCTGTTTAGCACATCTCGGGTTGCAGGCCAAACAGCGGCAGCAATCCCCGCGCCCTCGGACGCGTCTAAAGCGGTGGTACTACACTGTCGAAACTGACCTTTATGACTAAGACGCAACGACTGTCCGTAATGTCTACTTTCGCGTGGATTTTTCTCGTCGTGGGCTTGGCAGTCTTCGCCGTACGGCCCGGAAATGCAGTCCCGACTTCGCAGAAGACCCTGCCCGCGACGGACTCCGCCACCACGCCTCACCGCACCCGTCTTTATCTCAAAGACGGCAGCTACCAAATTGTGATGAGCTACCGCATCTCCGGCAAACTCGTTCATTACATTAGCGCGGAGCGGGATGGCGCAGAAGAAGAGGTTCCTCTGTCTCTCGTGGATCTCGATGCCACACACCGCTGGGAGAAGGAGCATTCTCCCGATCAGGCAAGCGATACTTCCGCCAGCCCTGAACCTCCTGCTATCGACCCTGAGTTGCTCAAAGAAGAGGCCGATCGCGCTTCTCTCACGCCTGAGGTTGCTAAAGATCTTCGTCTTCCTGAGCAGGACAGTGTTCTCGTCCTCGATACCTTTCATGGCGCTCCGGAACTCGTTCCGCTCTCGCAGAACGATAGTGACCTCAACCGCAACACTGGCCATAACATCCTCCGGGCTGTCATTAACCCCCTCTCCAGCCCCCATCAGGTGGCGCAACTCAAGGGAGAGCGGAGTGATGTGCAACTCCATGTAGCTTCACCGGTCTTTTACATCCGCGTCGGCGACGACACCGTTCCGCCCACGGGCGGGACACCTCTTACGGTCGATACTCATGGTGCTTCCAATGCCATAAAGACCGATCCTGCAAGTAGCTCGGCCAGCGATCAATACGTCATCACTCGAGCGGACGTTCGCACCGGCGTCCGCGACATCGCGAGCTTTCGGATTGGACTGCTCGGTACTGGCCAGTCGCAGGAAGATATCGTCGAAACCACCTCTGAGGTTCTTCCCGGCGGTCACTGGATGAAGCTAACGCCGAAACAGCCGCTCGATTTTGGCGAGTATGCGCTGATGGAGGTCATCTCGGACAAGGTGGTGAATCTCAGTGTCTGGGACTTTGGTGTTCACCCTGTTGCTCCGGAGAACCGCGACATTATCAAGCCTGAGCCTAAACGCCCGCTCACTCTCGAACGCCGCCGCCCCGAGTAAAGGGCCGCTGAAGTTGGATCGTTGTCCTGGCCCTCCCCCGGGGGTATTTTGTTTACAAAATCTATCGATTCAACAGCTTATGCTGGTAATTGCTCGCAAAAAATTGATTTAACATGGTTTTCGGGTAAATATTCATTTTAAAAAAAGTTAAGCCCAGCGATGCCGCTGGGCTTTTTGTTGATTTCGATGCTGTTTCTAGTTTAGCGAATTGGGCCTAACTGTTTTGCAGCTTTTCGCAATTTATTTTCAACGCGATAAGTTGTTTATTTCTATCAGCTTGCCGGATTTTTCGAGATGCTTTTCAATGGCCTTGGGGCTTGACAGGAACTAGCGCTCGTCGCGCACGCCGGCGAGCGCAACACGCTCCATCAACAAGCCCTTGCCCATCACAGCGATGTTGTTGCGGGTCGACTTAGCTTCGTACATCATCGTGTCGGCTGCCCGCAGAATTGTAGGCACTGTGTTGCCGTCTTCGGGATAGGTAGCGAGCCCGAAGCTGCCTGTAAGGCGCAATGAAAGGCCGGCACCCTCAAGAAAACGCGAAGAGAGCAGATCCTGATAGATGGTCATCGTGGCTGCTGTCGCTGCAGTCTTCGTCAATCCTGGAAACAACACTACAAACTCGTCTCCGCCATAGCGGAAGGCGGCGTTGTCCGGCCCGATGGAGCGCTTCAGCAGGCCTCCGGCTTCAGCCAGAAGACGACTTCCTACGAGATGGCCATGGGTATCGTTGATGGACTTGAAACGATCAAGGTCCATGAACATCAAGCTGAATACCTTTCCGATTGCCACCTGCTCGTCGAGCATGGTGTAGAGATGCCGCGCATTGAACAGGCCGGTAACGTCATCAGTAATGGTGAGTTCCTGAATCAAAGTCACCGACTTCGCATTCTGAATTGCGATCGCAGCATAGTCGCACAGAATGCGCAGAAATGAGATCGAATACTCCGACATCAGATCGAGCTTGCTGTTCAACAACTGGATAACGCCGAGCGTCTTGTCGGCTGCGCGAACAGGGATGCAGGCGATGGACTGGATTCCCAATTCGGGATGGGCTGCGGCAAACTTTGACCATTGAGGATCGAGAACAACGTCCGGCACGATCAGTGGATTGCCGGTTGCGGCTACCCATCCTGCGACGCCCTCACCCATCGGCACGCGCAGCCCCTTCAGACTTGCGGCATCCTGGCCTACCGCGATGGCGTAATACAACTCGTTCGATGTTTCGTCGACCATCATCATCGACCATCGCTCCGGCCCGAAGAACTGGGCCATCTTTTCCATGATGGCTCCCAGGATCTCTTCAAGCTCCAGGCTGGTCGTCAGCGAACGAGCGACATCATGGAACACCCGAAGGTGGTCGAGCTGTCGGCTTTCGATCACTTCAAACTTCCGCTTGTCTCTCACTCACTGCACCTCAAGAGAGCACACCATTTTCCAGAAGTAAATCTGTCAGCAAAATATTAATAAGGCTTGAGCACTTCATCGTATAGAGAATTCCGTCATCCGCCAATGTGAACCATATTCCTTGAAGGTTTCTCAAAACCGGGTTCGCCAATATGATGACGTTCTTCTTTTCGCATCACTACTTTGCGGATATACGCATCGAGTTCTTCATCGGTTCCACCTCGTAACATTTCTCCGTAAAGATCATGATCGCTCTGCGAAAAGAGACAGGTTCGTATCTTGCCGTCCGACGTAAGCCGAACTCTGCTACAGTGCCCGCAGAAGGGGCGGGACACTGGCGCGATGATTCCAATCTCGCCCAGTCCATCGTCGAACGTAAATCGCTTTGCAGTCTCACTTGCGGCATTCGGTGCAAGCTCTACCAGCGGACGGTATGCATTCAGGCGCCCTACTACCTCATTCATGGGAACTACCGTCTCCGGCTTCCAGGTACGGTCTTCCTCAAGCGGCATGAACTCGATAAACCGCACGATGACGTCTTCCCGGCGCGAGAACTCTGCGAACTGCTCGATCTGGTTGTCGTTGAAGCCGCGCAGCAGAACACAGTTAACCTTTATGGGAGCCAGTCCGACGACCTTCGCCTGTCGTATCCCAGCCATCACGCGGTCGAAGCTGCGAGGAACACGTGTAATGGCAGCAAACGTCTCAGAATCCACGGCATCCATGCTGACTGTAATTCGATTGAGTCCGGCATCCTTCAAAGGCCTAGCCAGCCCTTCCAGCAGGTGTCCATTTGTGGTCAGTGCGATATCGAGGGGATGGGAGCTATCTTTATGCGCCCCGTCCGATAGATAAGGAGTCCGCATCTTTGCCAGTTCGCTGACCATCTCCACGAGGCCATGTCGCAGCAGCGGCTCGCCACCGGTCAGTCGAATTTTCTCTATCCCCAGGGCGACAAACCGACGTACCATGCGCAGGTAATCCTCGATGGCAAGTTCGGAGTATTGAGCGCCTTCGTTCCCGGTGCGGCAATAGACGCATTTGTAGTTACATCTGTCGGTTACCGAGACACGAAGATCGGTGATGGCGCGGCCAAATTTGTCCCGTAGTCTGCCCATAACCTGCTGAGCGGCCTTGTCCCGGTCTTCTCCAGTCCGCTCCAAAACTGAGGTAGCGGCATCGCTAATCGTTCTATAGGACATGTCAGCCATCGACTTCGTTGCAACATCGGTTAGATGCATTCACTTGGGGAGGGAAGCAGACAACCAGATATTCCCCAGTATAGTCATGGGACAGCGGACGCATTACAAGCGTGACTAACTTTTTGCCGCGCGGACTGCTTTGGTGAGAGCGGGAACGATCTCGAAGAGATCTCCGACGACGCCATAGTCGGCAACTTCAAAGATGGGGGCGTTCTCGTCCTTATTGATCGCAATCACGGTTTTTGAGCCTTTCATTCCGACGAGATGCTGAATCGCTCCGGAGATGCCGACGGAGAGATACAGCTTAGGCGAGACGGTTTGCCCGGAGCTGCCGACCTGACGCTCCATCGGCAGCCAGCCGTTGTCGCAGATGGGACGCGATGCGGCGAGTTCTGCTCCGAGTGCTGTGGCCAGCTCTTCGACGATGCCGATGTTCTCCTGCTCGCCGATGCCGCGCCCGACGGAGACGATGAGTGGTGCAGCGCTGAGATCGACCGTCTGCGCAGCTTCGCGGAAGGGTTCGCCCGGCTTGTTGCGAATCTGGCTGGCTTCGAGTTGTGGAGTGAAATCTTCTGCGGTTGCGGTGCCGGCTTCGACGGCTTCGGCGCGGAATGTTCCGGCCTGCACCGAAACGAAGCATGGGCCGGTGCCAGCGTGTCTGTAATCTGCATTCAACTTGCCCTGCAATAACTGACGCACGAAGACCGGACCGTCATGAACGGCGATGACATCGCTGATGAGAACCTGCCTGAACCGCGTCGCCAGAGCTGGCGCAAAGTCCCGCACCTGGTAGGTGTGCGGCAGCACTACATGCGTTGGGCCGACTTGCTTTACCAACTGCTCGAGTGCGGTGACATATCCATCCGATGTATAGGTATGCAAAAGTGCATGTTGCACGTTGAAGACCTTTGTCAGCTTTTTCCCGGCTAGCTCCGAGGCAAGCGTGGCGGCTCCTTCACCGATTAAAGCGGCGGAACACTCTGTGCCCAGCTTTGCTGCCAGTTGCTGTCCGGCGGCAAGGGCCTCAAAGCTCATGCGGTTCCACTTGCCGCCATGCTGTTCCATCAGAACGAGAACACCGCTCATATCGCCCTCACTTCAAATTTCAGTTTCTCCACCAGTTTGTCTGCGATCTCGGCGGGTGTTCCGGTCAGCATCTCGGTCTTCTTCTGCTTCTCGGGAAGATAGACGCGCTCGAGAGTAATTGCCTGAGCGGTTGCGGCGGCAGCAGCCTGAACGGTCTTCGTCTCTTTCGTCTTTGCTTTTTTTATTCCCATCAACGTGGCGTAGCGCAGCTTGTTACCGCCGGACTGAATGGTGAGCAGCGCGGGCAGCGGCATCTCGACGTGTTGGAACCAGCCGTCTTCAAGTTCGCGCTTCACCTTCAAGCCACCGCTGATGACCTCCACCTGCATAATGATGGTTGCGTGGGGTATCCCTAACAGTTCAGCGAGGACTACGCCTGTCTGGCCAAGGCCAAGATCGTCAGATTGTAACCCTGTCAGTATCAGATCGGGCGACTCGTCTCTGGCGGCGTCTGCGAGCAACTGCGCGATGCCCAATGTGTCGCGCTCACCGAGATCATCGGCTTCGATGTGGATGGCACGGTCTGCTCCTTTAGCCAGAGCTTCGCGGAGAGTACTGGTGACGCGCTCCGGCCCGGCACACAGCACAACGACTTCGCCGCCATTTTTTTCTCTTAGCTGCAATGCCTCTTCGAGCGCGTAGGCGTCGGGCTCGTTGATGGTATAGCTCAAGCCGCTCTCGTCGATCCACTTGCCGTCAGACGTGACACTGATCTGCGCGTCGCGCTCCGGCACCTGCTTGATTGCCACCAGTATCTTCATTGTTCTCCTGTCCTAATCTCTGATGCCGGTAAGGCTCTCGCGGCCAATTGCGCGATGTCCAGCAACTGCGGCGGTGCTTCGCCCATCGCCGATAGCGCATCACGAAACATGGTGTTACAGAACGGACATGCAGTGCCCACAACCTGTGCGCCTGTGCCGGCAAGCTCTGCGGCGCGAACATGGCTTACGCGCTCGCCGCTCTCTTCGCCGAGAAAGGCCAACCCTCCGCCGGCGCCACAGCAGAAGCTACGCTCGTGCGAGCGGGGAGCTTCCACTAACTTGCCTGTCATCGACACGATCTCACGTGGCTCTTCGTACACATCACGATAGCGGCCGAGATAGCAGGGGTCGTGATAGACAATGCTTTCGCCGGAGTTTTGCTTCGGCAGGCGATCTTTGTGGCGCGCCATGAATTCGCTGTGGTGTTCGATCTCAGGAGCGATGCCGTACTCGCGCCAGTCATTTGAGATCGTGCGTACGCAATGCGGGCAGATGGCGACGACCTTTTGTACCTTTGCTGTCTCGAATGCCTTCAGTCCGAACTCCGCCATGGTTTGAAAGACGAGATCATTCCCCAATCGTCGTGCGGGATCGCCTGTGCACTTTTCTTTTTTTAATACGCCGAAGGTTGTTCCGAGATGCTGCATCACGCGCGCGAAGTCGGCGATGATCTCGCGTCCCTTGGGATCGTATCCGCCCATGCATCCCAGCCAGAGGCAATACTCCTGCGTCCCGTCGAAGATGGGGAAGGCCTGCTTCTGAATAAATTTGTCGCGCTCCGTTGCACTCAGGCCAAGCGCGTTCCCTTGCTTCTCCAGCGCGAGAAATAGTTTGGTGCCGTGTATGTCTTCCCATGCACCGGTGTTGGTCGCGCCGCGCCGTAAGCCGATGATGATGGGCAGATGCTGAATGCCGACGGGACACTGGTACTCGCAGCTTCCGCAGGTGGTGCACTCGAAGGCCGCTTCCATGCTCATGTACTTCGCAGTGGAGTCGGTGGGAGGAACTTCGCGTGTATCGGTGAGCAGGGAAGTCTCGGAGGCTGGACCGAATTCGTTGAGGTACGAACGCGTTCCGAGGATGATCTCTTTCGGGTTCAGGACTTTTCCGGTGTTCGATGCAGGGCAGTGTTCGGTGCAGCGGCCACATTCGACGCAACTATAGACCTGCAGCGAGATCAGCTGGGTCACGTCTTTACCTGCTACCAGGCCGAAGTCTTCGTCGCCGTTGAGTGGAGGAATTTTTGAGAAGCCGTCGCGTTTAAGGAAGACCGTAAAAGGGC from Edaphobacter dinghuensis includes:
- the moaA gene encoding GTP 3',8-cyclase MoaA; the protein is MGRLRDKFGRAITDLRVSVTDRCNYKCVYCRTGNEGAQYSELAIEDYLRMVRRFVALGIEKIRLTGGEPLLRHGLVEMVSELAKMRTPYLSDGAHKDSSHPLDIALTTNGHLLEGLARPLKDAGLNRITVSMDAVDSETFAAITRVPRSFDRVMAGIRQAKVVGLAPIKVNCVLLRGFNDNQIEQFAEFSRREDVIVRFIEFMPLEEDRTWKPETVVPMNEVVGRLNAYRPLVELAPNAASETAKRFTFDDGLGEIGIIAPVSRPFCGHCSRVRLTSDGKIRTCLFSQSDHDLYGEMLRGGTDEELDAYIRKVVMRKEERHHIGEPGFEKPSRNMVHIGG
- a CDS encoding electron transfer flavoprotein subunit alpha/FixB family protein; the encoded protein is MSGVLVLMEQHGGKWNRMSFEALAAGQQLAAKLGTECSAALIGEGAATLASELAGKKLTKVFNVQHALLHTYTSDGYVTALEQLVKQVGPTHVVLPHTYQVRDFAPALATRFRQVLISDVIAVHDGPVFVRQLLQGKLNADYRHAGTGPCFVSVQAGTFRAEAVEAGTATAEDFTPQLEASQIRNKPGEPFREAAQTVDLSAAPLIVSVGRGIGEQENIGIVEELATALGAELAASRPICDNGWLPMERQVGSSGQTVSPKLYLSVGISGAIQHLVGMKGSKTVIAINKDENAPIFEVADYGVVGDLFEIVPALTKAVRAAKS
- a CDS encoding DUF2946 family protein, with the protein product MQSYLQRGKNTRQPVVWMRMIAALCILMITFMSAAQACHTHAETSSLKQSSHHNQAPQEDHCPVCMAMHSALPATLHLAPAPTLEIEPLSAVASDTLRSFNWRFEMASRGPPAGHSNPLFV
- a CDS encoding electron transfer flavoprotein subunit beta/FixA family protein; this encodes MKILVAIKQVPERDAQISVTSDGKWIDESGLSYTINEPDAYALEEALQLREKNGGEVVVLCAGPERVTSTLREALAKGADRAIHIEADDLGERDTLGIAQLLADAARDESPDLILTGLQSDDLGLGQTGVVLAELLGIPHATIIMQVEVISGGLKVKRELEDGWFQHVEMPLPALLTIQSGGNKLRYATLMGIKKAKTKETKTVQAAAAATAQAITLERVYLPEKQKKTEMLTGTPAEIADKLVEKLKFEVRAI
- a CDS encoding GGDEF domain-containing protein gives rise to the protein MRDKRKFEVIESRQLDHLRVFHDVARSLTTSLELEEILGAIMEKMAQFFGPERWSMMMVDETSNELYYAIAVGQDAASLKGLRVPMGEGVAGWVAATGNPLIVPDVVLDPQWSKFAAAHPELGIQSIACIPVRAADKTLGVIQLLNSKLDLMSEYSISFLRILCDYAAIAIQNAKSVTLIQELTITDDVTGLFNARHLYTMLDEQVAIGKVFSLMFMDLDRFKSINDTHGHLVGSRLLAEAGGLLKRSIGPDNAAFRYGGDEFVVLFPGLTKTAATAATMTIYQDLLSSRFLEGAGLSLRLTGSFGLATYPEDGNTVPTILRAADTMMYEAKSTRNNIAVMGKGLLMERVALAGVRDER
- a CDS encoding TonB-dependent receptor encodes the protein MIAFSLFLLVAGAFAQGTSGNITGTVTDTTGAVISSAVVTVQNPLSGYKQTTHTDASGQYHFDNLPFNRYHMSVVVGGFQPTTKDAILRSASNTTVNFQLAVASSSQSVTVEADASDMVNNDPTSATAVDRSLFTKLPTESTSAPLSSLVTLSTPGIASDSNGLFHPMGEHADTTYSIDGQPVSDQQSRVFGNQLSLNAIQSINVIDGIAPPEYGDKASLVVQTTTRSGLGLPHPTGSLSLNYGSFGTSNGSAALGFGNQRMGNFSSFDAVDSGRYLDTPEHQPLHAHGNNENFFDRIDYHPTQADSLQLNLSASRSWFQNPNQYDQQALGQDQRGEIFSYNVAPSWTHIISTNSLIAVNPYLRQDNFHYYPSKDPFSDTPATLAQSRRLQNAGLKVDYSYSHGIHSFKVGAMFYHTFLNEGFSLGITDPTFNAPCLNASGAPDTNPDANDPNNCPVGDTTNPNYNSGTGPYDLTRGGSLYHFNGHTDIKQEAVYLQDNIIWKNWTFLLGGRADNYNGLSSRSMVEPRVGGTYTVKSTNTVLRLGYGKLFLTPYNENLIVSSSTGIGGLEGAGAAVALKPAARNQYDAGFEQGFGKHLVVNGEYFWKYTDRDYDFDVLLNTPLAFPIQWQKSKIDGFGIKVTVPTTHGISAYSVLGHTRSRFFGPEVGGILFNQSPVPAGVPFRIDHDQAFQQSTHMQYQPKPQGPWYGITWRYESGLVAGNAPIDNGVTPTDLTYLTADQQSQILLRCGNVQATRTAPLTSCPTGELSSPLLSLPKPGTENDDRNPPRVAPRTMFDMAAGWDNILRRDRFKTNLSVTAVNVTNKYALYNFLSTFSGTHFVSPRTVSGQVTLNF
- a CDS encoding (Fe-S)-binding protein — encoded protein: MVAVARVAMVGTRSMDAAFISGLHVYATLAEPGHFSALEVVLLLVGMAISLVLFFWRFGPILRTIFRSKKDTDFTLHPIGRRVWDFFWEVLCQGKVIRQRPLPGLAHAFVFWGFLAFALVSLNHIANAVGLGFLNPASYIGNFYFLFAAIWALLVAVSITALFVRRFFVRPIWLGKKVSYESGVIAFLIFLLMVSYLGAFFVDASGTAVKFLWWTHTLTLLVFLPLIPHTKHLHLVISPFTVFLKRDGFSKIPPLNGDEDFGLVAGKDVTQLISLQVYSCVECGRCTEHCPASNTGKVLNPKEIILGTRSYLNEFGPASETSLLTDTREVPPTDSTAKYMSMEAAFECTTCGSCEYQCPVGIQHLPIIIGLRRGATNTGAWEDIHGTKLFLALEKQGNALGLSATERDKFIQKQAFPIFDGTQEYCLWLGCMGGYDPKGREIIADFARVMQHLGTTFGVLKKEKCTGDPARRLGNDLVFQTMAEFGLKAFETAKVQKVVAICPHCVRTISNDWREYGIAPEIEHHSEFMARHKDRLPKQNSGESIVYHDPCYLGRYRDVYEEPREIVSMTGKLVEAPRSHERSFCCGAGGGLAFLGEESGERVSHVRAAELAGTGAQVVGTACPFCNTMFRDALSAMGEAPPQLLDIAQLAARALPASEIRTGEQ